One part of the Sphingobacterium sp. LZ7M1 genome encodes these proteins:
- the nuoF gene encoding NADH-quinone oxidoreductase subunit NuoF: protein MGRKLLLEHINVPGINTFAVYREKGGYRAVEKALKSMSPEDVVEEVKKSGLRGRGGAGFPTGMKWSFLAKPEGVPRYLVCNGDESEPGTFKDRYLMTYIPHALIEGMIVSSYALGAHTSYIYIRGEMMPQIRIMEKAIEEAKAAGFLGKNILGTGYDLEIYVQPGGGAYICGEETALLESLEGKRGNPRIKPPFPAVAGLYGCPTVVNNVESIAATVPIVNDGGEEYAKIGIERSTGTKLISASGNIAKPGVYEIEMGLPVEEFIFSDEYCGGMANGKRLKAVVAGGSSVPILPANLIVKTMKGEPRLMTYESLADGGFVSGTAMGSGGFIVFDEDQCIVRNTYNYTRFYRHESCGQCSPCREGTGWMEKILNKIETGHGDMSDIDLLWQVQQKIEGNTICPLGDAAAWPVAAAIRHFRDEFEWHILHPEEAQKRNYGLAHYADPLVPVTE from the coding sequence ATGGGACGTAAGTTATTATTAGAACATATCAATGTGCCAGGAATCAACACCTTCGCTGTTTATCGGGAGAAGGGTGGTTACCGAGCTGTAGAGAAAGCCTTGAAGAGCATGTCTCCTGAGGATGTCGTGGAAGAGGTGAAGAAATCAGGTCTTCGTGGCCGTGGTGGAGCAGGGTTCCCTACAGGCATGAAATGGAGCTTTTTGGCGAAGCCAGAAGGTGTTCCACGTTATTTGGTCTGCAATGGGGATGAGTCGGAGCCGGGAACATTCAAGGACCGTTACTTAATGACCTATATTCCGCATGCTTTAATAGAAGGAATGATCGTTTCCAGCTATGCATTAGGTGCGCATACATCATATATCTATATCCGTGGCGAGATGATGCCTCAAATCCGTATTATGGAGAAGGCCATCGAAGAAGCAAAAGCGGCTGGATTTTTAGGTAAAAATATCTTAGGGACAGGTTACGACCTAGAGATCTATGTACAACCAGGAGGTGGTGCCTATATCTGTGGCGAGGAAACTGCCCTGTTGGAATCCCTTGAGGGAAAAAGAGGTAATCCTAGGATTAAACCTCCATTTCCAGCTGTTGCCGGTCTATATGGCTGTCCGACGGTGGTAAACAACGTGGAATCCATTGCAGCTACGGTACCAATTGTCAACGACGGTGGTGAGGAGTATGCAAAAATTGGAATTGAAAGAAGTACGGGAACTAAATTGATTTCAGCTTCAGGCAATATTGCAAAGCCTGGTGTTTATGAAATTGAGATGGGGCTTCCAGTAGAAGAGTTTATTTTCTCTGATGAATATTGTGGAGGTATGGCAAATGGAAAGCGATTGAAGGCCGTTGTTGCCGGAGGATCGTCCGTTCCTATCCTTCCAGCAAACCTGATCGTAAAAACCATGAAAGGCGAACCGCGCCTGATGACCTATGAGTCATTGGCAGATGGCGGTTTTGTCAGTGGTACCGCAATGGGTTCCGGCGGTTTTATCGTTTTTGATGAGGATCAATGTATTGTGAGGAATACCTATAACTATACACGTTTTTACCGTCATGAGAGCTGTGGACAATGTTCACCATGTCGTGAAGGTACGGGCTGGATGGAAAAGATCCTGAACAAGATTGAGACGGGTCATGGCGATATGTCGGACATCGACCTATTGTGGCAAGTGCAACAAAAGATTGAAGGCAATACCATCTGTCCACTTGGTGATGCAGCAGCATGGCCTGTTGCAGCGGCAATCCGTCACTTTAGGGATGAATTTGAGTGGCATATCCTTCATCCAGAAGAAGCCCAGAAGAGAAACTACGGTTTAGCACATTATGCAGATCCATTGGTTCCAGTAACGGAATAA
- the nuoE gene encoding NAD(P)H-dependent oxidoreductase subunit E — MLSVKENMIVEFSTELLGKFSEVVSRYPEGKQKSALLPILHLVQEEYGWLSVDAMEKVATFLSIEPIEVFEVATFYTMYFLQPQGKFVLEVCRTGPCCLVGAEKIMAHLEERLGVKEGEVTADGMFSWRGVECLAACGFGPVLQIGPSYTFYENLTAESVDQLIGDLKNKSKSEA, encoded by the coding sequence ATGCTTAGTGTTAAAGAAAATATGATTGTCGAGTTTTCGACAGAACTTTTGGGGAAATTCTCCGAAGTGGTAAGTCGTTATCCAGAAGGTAAACAGAAATCAGCTTTATTGCCTATCCTTCACCTTGTGCAGGAAGAATATGGCTGGTTAAGCGTGGATGCCATGGAAAAAGTGGCGACCTTCTTAAGCATAGAGCCAATTGAAGTGTTTGAAGTAGCGACATTCTATACCATGTATTTCTTACAACCGCAAGGTAAGTTTGTCCTGGAGGTTTGCCGAACGGGTCCATGCTGCCTAGTAGGAGCAGAAAAGATCATGGCTCATCTTGAGGAAAGGTTAGGCGTAAAAGAAGGCGAAGTAACTGCCGACGGGATGTTTTCATGGCGTGGCGTCGAGTGTTTGGCGGCATGTGGATTTGGCCCGGTCCTTCAGATCGGTCCAAGCTATACCTTCTATGAGAACCTGACAGCAGAGAGTGTCGATCAATTGATCGGCGATTTAAAGAATAAATCAAAAAGCGAGGCTTAG
- a CDS encoding NADH-quinone oxidoreductase subunit D, with the protein MSKSISRISHNAPVFDDNDPQDDLVTLNIGPTHPATHGVFQNVVQIDGERIVSGVSTIGYIHRAFEKIAEHRPFYQITPLTDRLNYCSSPINNMGWHMTVEKLLDIEIPKRVQYMRVIVMELARIADHIICNGILGVDTGAFSGFLYVMQEREFIYEIYEEICGARLTTNIGRIGGFERDFNEVAFEKIREFLKRFPPVLREFQELFDRNRIFIERTSNVAAVTPEEALSYSWSGPILRATGVDYDVRAHSPYCSYEEFDFDIPVGTNGDVYDRFMVRNEEMWQSLRIIEQALEKIDKDPKGIFHADVPDFYLPPKEQVYTSMEALIYHFKIVMGEWDAPKAEVYHAVEGANGELGFYMVHDGGRTPYRLHFRRPSFINYQMFAPMSSGMLISDAIINMSSLNVIAGELDA; encoded by the coding sequence ATGAGTAAATCGATTTCAAGAATATCACATAATGCACCAGTCTTTGATGATAATGATCCTCAAGATGACTTGGTAACCCTAAATATTGGTCCTACCCACCCTGCAACGCATGGTGTGTTTCAAAATGTTGTGCAGATTGATGGTGAACGTATCGTCAGTGGTGTTTCCACCATTGGCTATATCCACCGTGCATTCGAAAAAATTGCAGAGCATAGACCTTTCTATCAAATTACACCTTTAACAGACCGCCTGAACTACTGTTCATCGCCTATCAACAATATGGGTTGGCACATGACCGTAGAGAAACTCTTGGATATTGAGATTCCAAAACGCGTTCAATATATGCGTGTCATTGTGATGGAGTTGGCGAGGATTGCAGACCACATTATCTGTAATGGTATTTTGGGGGTTGATACAGGAGCCTTTTCAGGATTCCTGTACGTAATGCAGGAGCGTGAGTTCATCTATGAAATCTATGAAGAGATCTGTGGCGCCCGTCTGACGACCAATATTGGTCGTATCGGTGGGTTTGAACGTGATTTCAACGAAGTGGCTTTTGAAAAGATCAGAGAGTTCTTAAAGAGATTCCCGCCAGTTTTGAGGGAGTTCCAAGAGTTGTTTGACAGAAATAGAATTTTTATCGAGCGTACCTCCAACGTAGCCGCGGTTACCCCAGAGGAAGCATTAAGTTATAGCTGGTCAGGTCCTATCTTACGCGCAACAGGCGTGGATTATGATGTGAGAGCGCATTCACCGTACTGTTCATACGAGGAATTTGATTTTGATATTCCAGTAGGGACAAACGGCGATGTTTACGATCGATTTATGGTCAGGAATGAGGAGATGTGGCAATCTCTTCGAATCATCGAGCAGGCCTTGGAGAAAATAGACAAAGATCCGAAAGGCATTTTCCATGCGGATGTTCCTGATTTTTACCTGCCACCAAAAGAGCAAGTATATACAAGTATGGAGGCCTTGATCTATCACTTTAAGATTGTGATGGGAGAATGGGATGCTCCAAAGGCTGAGGTTTACCATGCCGTAGAGGGAGCAAATGGTGAATTAGGTTTCTATATGGTTCATGACGGCGGAAGAACTCCGTATCGTTTACATTTTAGAAGACCATCATTCATCAATTATCAGATGTTTGCCCCGATGAGTAGCGGAATGTTGATTTCAGATGCGATTATCAATATGAGTAGTTTAAACGTAATAGCTGGTGAATTAGATGCTTAG
- a CDS encoding NADH-quinone oxidoreductase subunit C → MDKLTNQMVIDSLNAKFGESVNHISEPKGLLTVETDKENIIELLSTIKNDEAMQFIYLTDITAVHYPEREKPFAVVYHVHSLVHNVRIRIKVFLEKENPSIPSATVLWNGANWMERETYDFFGINFEGHPDLRRILNMDDLEVFPMRKEYPLEDPNRVDKKDFYFGR, encoded by the coding sequence ATGGATAAGTTGACTAATCAAATGGTTATTGATAGTCTGAACGCTAAATTCGGAGAATCAGTAAACCATATATCAGAACCTAAAGGACTTCTAACAGTCGAAACCGATAAGGAAAATATCATAGAGCTGCTTTCGACCATCAAGAATGATGAGGCGATGCAGTTTATCTATTTGACTGATATTACGGCAGTCCACTATCCGGAGCGTGAAAAGCCTTTCGCTGTTGTGTACCATGTCCATAGTTTAGTTCATAATGTCCGCATTCGGATCAAGGTTTTCTTGGAAAAGGAAAATCCGAGCATTCCAAGTGCTACCGTTCTTTGGAATGGGGCGAATTGGATGGAACGTGAAACTTATGATTTCTTTGGGATCAATTTTGAAGGCCACCCAGACTTAAGGAGAATCCTTAACATGGATGACCTGGAAGTTTTCCCAATGCGTAAGGAATACCCGCTGGAAGATCCAAACCGTGTAGACAAAAAGGATTTTTATTTTGGACGTTAA
- a CDS encoding NADH-quinone oxidoreductase subunit B: protein MSNITLSDAPPGVEGAGFFATTLDKAIGLARANSLWPLPFATSCCGIEFMATMGSTYDLARFGAERPSFSPRQADMLLVMGTIAKKMAPVLKQVYVQMAEPRWVIAVGACASSGGIFDTYSVLQGIDEIIPVDVYVPGCPPRPEAILDGVLRLQDIVKNESLNRRNTPEYKALLEKYGIATDNG from the coding sequence ATGAGTAATATAACCTTATCAGATGCGCCTCCAGGTGTAGAAGGAGCAGGATTTTTTGCAACAACATTGGATAAAGCCATAGGCTTGGCGAGAGCCAACTCCTTATGGCCATTGCCATTTGCAACCTCCTGCTGTGGAATTGAGTTCATGGCAACGATGGGATCTACCTATGATTTAGCGCGATTTGGTGCTGAGCGTCCAAGTTTTTCACCGAGACAGGCGGATATGTTGCTTGTGATGGGAACCATTGCCAAGAAAATGGCTCCAGTATTGAAGCAGGTTTATGTGCAGATGGCCGAACCACGTTGGGTTATCGCTGTCGGAGCATGTGCTTCTAGTGGGGGTATTTTTGATACCTATTCCGTTTTGCAAGGGATTGATGAGATCATTCCGGTAGATGTTTATGTCCCTGGATGCCCTCCGCGTCCTGAAGCAATCTTAGATGGAGTGCTTAGGCTTCAAGATATTGTAAAGAACGAGTCTTTGAACAGAAGAAATACGCCTGAATATAAGGCTTTGTTAGAAAAGTACGGAATTGCAACAGATAATGGATAA
- a CDS encoding NADH-quinone oxidoreductase subunit A, with protein MEGLAGQSAPIDYIPILIQLAVAVGFGVTTIIGTHLIGPKVRTENKLSAFESGVEVVGNARQPFSIKYFLVAILFVIFDIEVIFMYPWAVNFREFGVQGLIEMFVFMGLLLLGFIYVIKKKALDWD; from the coding sequence ATGGAAGGATTAGCAGGGCAAAGTGCACCTATAGATTATATTCCTATATTAATTCAATTGGCTGTGGCCGTTGGTTTCGGTGTTACAACAATTATCGGCACCCATTTAATTGGTCCAAAAGTGCGTACAGAGAATAAATTGAGCGCTTTTGAGTCTGGGGTTGAGGTTGTAGGGAATGCTAGGCAGCCGTTTTCCATCAAATATTTCTTGGTAGCAATCTTGTTCGTCATCTTTGATATCGAGGTGATCTTTATGTATCCATGGGCAGTTAATTTCCGTGAATTTGGCGTGCAGGGGTTGATTGAGATGTTTGTATTCATGGGCTTATTGCTTTTAGGGTTTATTTATGTCATAAAGAAGAAGGCATTGGATTGGGACTAA
- a CDS encoding IS110 family transposase, whose protein sequence is MLRQNTDLNFDGQPIYIGIDVHLKSWNVAIYSKDLFLKCIHQESNVGVLVNHLWKNYPGASYHSVYEAGFCGFWIHRELQAHGVHNIVVNPADVPSTQKELLHKSDPIDSKKLGRALRAGVLRGIYVPSPDCEDARSLVRLRHSTVREIGRMKNRLKSFLYTNGISYPEAFLHNGTHWSRRFMAWLKEDVHIKGEFGRRTLELLVRKVEYHRGFLLELNRELRSMMAQQVHAVDYALLRSVPGIGPVTAMSLLVELEDIRRFANSDHLASFIGIVPTRHSSGERDPDGELTFRRHELLRRMLVEASWIAVRNDPVLALGFSKACLKMKKNLAIIKVARKLVNRIAYVLRTREKYVIGVVK, encoded by the coding sequence ATGCTACGACAAAATACGGATTTAAATTTTGATGGACAACCGATCTATATCGGAATAGATGTCCATCTAAAGAGCTGGAACGTTGCGATCTACAGCAAGGACCTGTTCCTTAAGTGCATCCACCAGGAATCCAACGTGGGGGTCCTGGTGAACCATCTCTGGAAAAATTATCCCGGAGCCTCCTACCATTCGGTATATGAGGCGGGGTTCTGCGGTTTCTGGATCCATCGCGAACTCCAGGCGCACGGGGTCCACAACATCGTGGTCAATCCCGCCGATGTCCCCAGCACCCAGAAGGAGCTGCTCCACAAGAGCGATCCGATAGATAGCAAGAAACTGGGCAGGGCCCTTCGGGCCGGTGTCTTACGGGGGATATACGTCCCTTCGCCCGATTGTGAGGACGCCAGGTCCCTAGTGCGGCTGCGCCATTCCACGGTGAGGGAGATCGGCAGGATGAAGAACCGGCTGAAGTCATTCCTGTACACCAATGGCATCAGCTACCCCGAGGCCTTCCTGCACAACGGGACGCACTGGTCCAGGCGGTTCATGGCGTGGCTGAAGGAGGATGTCCACATCAAGGGCGAATTTGGCAGGCGGACGCTGGAGCTGCTGGTCCGGAAAGTGGAGTACCACAGGGGATTCCTGCTGGAGCTGAACCGGGAACTCAGGAGCATGATGGCCCAGCAGGTGCATGCCGTGGACTACGCGCTGCTGCGCTCTGTCCCGGGCATCGGTCCGGTGACGGCCATGAGCCTGCTGGTCGAGCTGGAGGACATCCGGCGGTTCGCCAACAGCGACCACCTGGCCAGCTTTATCGGCATCGTGCCGACCAGGCACAGTTCAGGTGAGCGTGACCCGGACGGAGAACTGACCTTCCGCAGGCACGAGCTGCTGAGGCGGATGCTGGTCGAGGCATCCTGGATCGCCGTGCGGAACGACCCGGTGCTGGCCCTGGGCTTTTCAAAGGCCTGCCTGAAGATGAAAAAGAACCTGGCGATCATCAAGGTCGCAAGGAAACTGGTCAACCGGATAGCGTATGTGCTGAGGACCAGGGAAAAATATGTTATTGGAGTAGTGAAATGA
- a CDS encoding tetratricopeptide repeat protein, translating to MTNSKLFLSLLVAGAVATGTTQAQSIKDAKAAIQAEQYDKAKAMLQNLVQKKAKDGENYFYLGQIHLINDKVDSAQIVFQEGVTNAPKEKLNTVGLGIVDLEKGNVSAAETKFSEASQGIGKKEYEIPYFIGRAYIDAPKPDYKKAVEYLTKAKEMNAKDALIPTALGDAYAGLRESSPAFVAYRDALAIDGNLLAPKIGQAIISRRAQAYDVVLEQLTTLAGENPEYGPIYRELAETYYLSSIKAPEEQYREINQKAVENYKKYLSLTGDASTDAKVRYADFLVYSGNYDELKTVAQELSTVEGVDAKVYRYLGYISFLQDKDYPKSLEYMTTLFSKVDTARLIGRDYLYAGLANLVAGDAAKGAELLKVAETKQTEDENYDEEISETAFEYFKNGENEIASKIFAIPASNDSSDYFFDSNFYLGQIEYGIGSKLVTVPEGTELTPEEVTAKMNEARPHLEAAVKSLGTVAASTKKEVVDKYKIPALYYKGLTELALDNVMYDPENAKGLFVDSFTQLLSAITASGKAEEEANKTYAADANNYIGYFAYLKGDTAKAKQHFGETLKLKPDDAFATQMMGAL from the coding sequence ATGACAAACAGCAAATTATTTTTAAGCCTTTTAGTTGCGGGAGCTGTTGCTACAGGAACAACACAAGCTCAAAGTATCAAAGATGCAAAGGCTGCAATTCAAGCTGAACAATATGACAAAGCTAAAGCTATGTTGCAAAATTTAGTTCAGAAAAAGGCAAAAGATGGTGAAAACTATTTTTACTTAGGTCAAATTCACTTGATCAACGATAAGGTCGATTCGGCACAGATCGTTTTCCAAGAAGGTGTAACAAACGCTCCTAAGGAAAAATTGAATACTGTAGGTTTAGGTATCGTAGACCTTGAAAAAGGAAATGTGAGTGCTGCTGAAACAAAATTCTCAGAAGCTTCACAAGGCATAGGCAAAAAAGAGTATGAAATCCCTTACTTTATCGGTAGAGCGTACATTGATGCACCAAAACCAGATTACAAGAAAGCGGTTGAATACTTGACTAAAGCGAAAGAAATGAATGCTAAGGATGCATTAATTCCTACAGCATTAGGTGACGCTTACGCTGGTTTACGTGAAAGTAGCCCTGCATTCGTAGCTTACCGTGACGCTTTGGCAATCGATGGAAACCTATTGGCTCCAAAAATTGGTCAAGCAATCATTTCAAGAAGAGCGCAAGCTTATGACGTAGTATTAGAGCAATTGACTACATTGGCAGGTGAAAACCCTGAATATGGTCCAATCTACCGTGAGTTGGCAGAGACTTATTACTTGTCATCTATCAAAGCACCAGAAGAGCAATACCGTGAAATCAACCAAAAAGCAGTTGAAAACTACAAAAAATACTTGTCATTGACAGGTGACGCTTCAACAGACGCTAAAGTACGTTACGCTGACTTCTTGGTTTATTCTGGTAACTACGATGAATTGAAGACAGTAGCTCAAGAATTATCAACTGTGGAAGGTGTTGATGCCAAAGTATACCGTTACTTAGGATACATCTCCTTCTTGCAAGATAAAGATTATCCAAAATCATTGGAGTATATGACTACTTTATTCAGCAAAGTTGATACTGCACGTTTGATCGGTCGTGACTACTTGTACGCTGGTTTGGCAAATTTAGTAGCAGGTGATGCTGCAAAAGGTGCTGAATTATTGAAAGTAGCTGAAACAAAACAAACAGAAGATGAGAACTATGATGAAGAAATCTCAGAAACTGCTTTTGAATATTTCAAAAACGGTGAGAACGAAATCGCATCTAAGATCTTTGCGATCCCAGCTAGCAATGACAGTTCAGATTACTTCTTCGATTCAAACTTCTACTTAGGGCAAATTGAGTACGGTATCGGTTCTAAATTGGTAACCGTTCCTGAAGGTACTGAATTGACTCCTGAAGAAGTTACTGCTAAGATGAATGAGGCTAGACCACATTTAGAGGCTGCAGTTAAATCGTTGGGTACAGTAGCTGCTTCAACTAAGAAAGAAGTTGTTGACAAATACAAAATCCCTGCGTTATATTACAAAGGATTAACTGAATTAGCTTTGGATAACGTAATGTACGATCCAGAAAACGCTAAAGGTCTATTCGTTGATTCATTCACTCAATTGCTATCTGCTATCACAGCATCTGGCAAAGCTGAAGAAGAAGCGAACAAAACTTACGCTGCTGATGCTAATAACTATATCGGTTACTTCGCATACCTAAAAGGTGACACAGCTAAAGCTAAACAACATTTTGGTGAAACATTGAAGTTGAAACCAGATGATGCTTTCGCAACTCAAATGATGGGTGCTTTGTAA
- a CDS encoding PstS family phosphate ABC transporter substrate-binding protein, whose amino-acid sequence MKGRLWYVLAMLLIVASAISCSQNRNKGQESADSTTAGAGTSKDDILTGELSVIVDEAVLPIMLEQVEVFKTSYVNANIKLIPLPEREAINALIKGEADIAILSRLLNKEENAGFSSRKISPRTFPAFYDGVVFFNNLSARDTSIDIPTLTSLLKGDSNTGKRLVFDNVNSSTLRRVKEFVKLDKVSGQSVKGMKTSKEVVEEVLTDANSIGVMSYGQYLDCVSQFGEENKIRILSLQSLKDGKNLGFFKPSQTTFATDEYALKTEFHVLNYQPNLGLGIGFSAFLTGDRGQRIVLKYGLLPVTMPGREIIIREDNIN is encoded by the coding sequence ATGAAGGGTAGATTATGGTATGTACTGGCGATGCTTCTGATTGTAGCTTCAGCGATTTCCTGTTCACAAAATAGAAATAAAGGACAGGAAAGTGCAGACAGCACGACAGCAGGCGCTGGCACTTCAAAAGATGATATATTGACAGGTGAACTTTCGGTCATTGTTGATGAAGCAGTCCTTCCAATCATGCTGGAACAGGTAGAGGTTTTCAAGACATCCTATGTCAATGCGAACATCAAACTGATTCCATTGCCAGAACGCGAAGCGATCAATGCTTTAATTAAAGGCGAGGCGGATATTGCGATTTTGAGCAGGTTATTGAACAAGGAAGAAAATGCGGGTTTCAGCAGTCGAAAAATTAGCCCGAGGACATTTCCGGCCTTCTATGATGGGGTGGTTTTTTTCAATAATTTGAGCGCTAGAGATACTTCAATCGATATTCCGACGTTAACATCTTTATTGAAGGGTGATTCCAATACGGGAAAACGTTTGGTTTTTGACAATGTGAATTCAAGTACTCTTCGACGCGTGAAAGAATTTGTAAAATTGGATAAAGTCTCAGGGCAATCAGTAAAAGGTATGAAGACCTCCAAGGAGGTTGTAGAAGAGGTATTAACGGATGCAAATAGCATCGGTGTAATGTCCTATGGTCAATATTTAGATTGCGTTTCACAATTTGGAGAAGAAAATAAAATTCGTATCTTAAGCCTTCAAAGTTTGAAAGACGGGAAAAACCTTGGTTTTTTCAAGCCTTCTCAGACCACGTTTGCTACCGATGAATATGCGTTGAAGACAGAGTTTCACGTGTTGAATTATCAACCAAATTTGGGATTGGGAATTGGATTTTCTGCTTTCTTGACAGGAGACCGTGGGCAGCGGATTGTTCTGAAATATGGACTCTTGCCGGTCACGATGCCAGGTCGAGAAATCATCATTCGAGAAGACAACATAAATTAG
- a CDS encoding energy transducer TonB, translating into MIGSKLDLFKKEWLDVVFENRNKEYGAYALRKYAPKATNIALFSVSAVVLAFTAVKAFDIKLFPEKPVEEVVEVTPVTLEDLEIPEPPEEEEPLPQEEEPPQRIAEEPPAEDLIRFPEPKVVDARQVKEEVVSQEEIKEKNATPARITLKGTPGASGVPTGEFGPKKVEGAITGSTKGVEDGDANKVYDFEAVEVPASYPGGINAFRQFVSSTLQYPQAAIDAGVKGTVELSFVIDKTGALTDIKVVKDVSYGTGQAAITALKKSKKWQPAIQNGRPVPVRYSLPIRLDLSQM; encoded by the coding sequence ATGATCGGTTCAAAATTAGATTTATTTAAGAAAGAATGGCTAGATGTCGTTTTCGAGAATAGAAATAAAGAGTACGGAGCATATGCATTGCGTAAATACGCACCAAAAGCTACCAACATCGCTTTATTCTCAGTTTCGGCAGTAGTCCTTGCTTTCACGGCTGTAAAAGCCTTCGATATAAAGCTTTTTCCTGAGAAACCTGTTGAGGAAGTAGTAGAAGTTACTCCAGTTACTTTAGAGGATTTAGAGATCCCTGAACCACCTGAAGAAGAGGAACCACTACCTCAAGAGGAAGAGCCACCTCAGCGTATCGCGGAGGAACCACCGGCGGAAGACCTAATCCGTTTCCCAGAGCCTAAGGTTGTTGATGCGAGACAAGTAAAAGAAGAGGTTGTTTCTCAAGAAGAGATTAAAGAGAAAAACGCTACTCCAGCACGTATTACCCTGAAAGGTACCCCAGGTGCATCAGGTGTTCCTACTGGAGAGTTCGGTCCGAAGAAAGTGGAAGGTGCTATCACGGGTAGTACAAAAGGAGTTGAGGACGGAGACGCTAACAAAGTCTATGACTTTGAGGCAGTTGAGGTTCCAGCATCTTACCCAGGTGGTATCAACGCATTCCGTCAATTCGTGTCGAGCACCCTTCAATATCCACAAGCTGCTATCGATGCAGGTGTGAAAGGTACAGTAGAGTTGTCATTCGTGATCGACAAAACAGGTGCTTTGACAGATATTAAAGTGGTAAAAGACGTTTCTTACGGTACAGGTCAAGCAGCGATCACTGCATTGAAGAAATCAAAGAAATGGCAACCAGCTATCCAAAACGGTCGTCCGGTTCCAGTTCGTTATTCATTGCCAATTCGCTTAGACTTGTCGCAAATGTAA
- a CDS encoding biopolymer transporter ExbD, protein MAELNQDSGGGKKGGKVRSKKNGGRVDLTAMVDLAFLLITFFMLTTSLNKPQAMDVNMPDKNKDKNELNPEIEIADNRSITLLLGSDNKIAWYYGQLANPISAPAVVDYSKEGIRKIVLEKKAQVPQVSGGKDLIVVIRPSDRSVQRNLVDILDEMKITDVKRFMISKIKPEEVEVLKTNGIYNE, encoded by the coding sequence ATGGCAGAATTAAATCAAGACTCCGGCGGCGGCAAAAAAGGCGGCAAAGTTAGGTCGAAGAAAAATGGAGGTCGTGTAGATTTAACCGCGATGGTGGATCTAGCATTCCTTCTGATTACTTTCTTCATGCTAACAACTTCCTTGAACAAGCCACAAGCCATGGATGTTAACATGCCTGATAAGAATAAGGACAAGAATGAGTTGAACCCTGAGATTGAAATCGCAGATAACCGTTCGATCACCTTATTGCTAGGATCAGATAACAAGATCGCTTGGTATTATGGACAATTAGCAAACCCAATCTCGGCACCCGCTGTAGTAGACTATAGCAAAGAAGGAATCAGAAAGATCGTCCTTGAGAAGAAAGCTCAGGTTCCGCAGGTGTCAGGAGGAAAAGACCTAATCGTCGTAATCCGTCCAAGTGACAGATCAGTACAACGTAACCTCGTTGATATACTAGATGAAATGAAAATCACTGATGTTAAACGTTTCATGATTTCGAAAATCAAACCTGAAGAAGTTGAGGTTTTGAAAACAAACGGAATCTATAACGAATAA
- a CDS encoding biopolymer transporter ExbD yields the protein MGKAKVKRASTSIDMTAMCDVSFLLLTFFVLTATARQPEVMPVDTPASTTLDKLPDDNLAVITVGNQGKVFFGEKNPEVRVKTLKNMSAKYGVAFSEQDYEKFKGLDEFGVPFKQLRALLSLPNDKRTLEVQPGIPVDSTEELSNELYHWVQQARLATVEFNRDQETKVKNWSDPGAMKVAIKADAEEKYAVMNLIIETLRNQKQNKFFFVTGLRQEK from the coding sequence ATGGGAAAAGCAAAAGTAAAAAGAGCCAGCACATCGATCGACATGACGGCGATGTGTGACGTGTCTTTCTTGCTTCTTACATTCTTCGTTTTGACAGCAACTGCACGTCAGCCAGAAGTAATGCCCGTAGACACCCCTGCATCCACTACGTTGGATAAATTACCGGACGATAACTTAGCAGTTATCACCGTAGGTAACCAAGGGAAAGTATTTTTTGGAGAGAAGAACCCTGAGGTTCGCGTAAAAACTCTTAAGAATATGTCGGCAAAATATGGTGTTGCGTTCTCAGAACAAGATTATGAGAAGTTTAAAGGACTAGATGAGTTTGGAGTACCTTTCAAGCAATTGCGTGCCCTACTTTCATTACCAAATGACAAACGTACTTTAGAGGTTCAACCAGGTATCCCCGTGGATAGCACCGAAGAACTTTCAAACGAGTTGTATCATTGGGTTCAACAGGCTCGCTTGGCAACGGTAGAATTCAACCGTGACCAAGAGACCAAAGTGAAGAACTGGTCAGATCCAGGAGCGATGAAAGTAGCGATCAAAGCAGATGCGGAAGAGAAGTACGCGGTAATGAATTTGATTATTGAAACACTGAGAAACCAAAAACAAAACAAATTCTTCTTTGTTACCGGTTTACGTCAGGAAAAATAA